The uncultured Carboxylicivirga sp. genomic interval CGACAAGAATCTTTATCTTTGGCATTTGGCTAAAACCAACAGTATTCGCTTGTTTTATCTAATTAAGTAATAGAAGACAAGATGTGGTGAAGCCAATCCATGTATGTTGTAGATTGTGTTTGCCAGTTTTTGATGAAAGAGGTACAACAATGTGGGCTATAAAAGCAGATTAACTTTTTTAAATGCCAAATACAATGTATTTTATGAAACTAACTAAATTCTTAGCTATTGCAATGATTTTTGTTGCATGTAGTAAGCCAAGCAGCAATGTAGTGTTGATTAATGAGGCTGCATTTTCAACCATTTATAATGGGGAAGCGGTTAAGCTTTATACCCTAAAAAACAATAATGGAATGGTTACTCAAATAACCAATTTGGGTGGTCGTGTTGTAAATCTTTGGGTTCCTGATAAAAACGGAAATTTTGCTGATGTAAGCATAGGTTATAATACTGCTGATGAGTATATCAATAATCCTGAAAATTTTTATGGTGCTATTATCGGACGATATGGAAACCGTATTGGAAATGCTCAATTTGTAATCGAAGCAGATACCTTTAAATTAGATGTTAACGACGGTGATAATACATTGCATGGTGGAGCAAAAGGCTTCTTTTCCAAGGTGTGGAAAGCAACTCCTGTTGGTACAAATAAATTAGAATTAACTTACAAATCGGTTGATGGAGAAGAAGGTTTTCCAGGTAATTTAGATGTGAAAGTGGTTTATGAATTAACAGAAAAAAATGAGTTGAAAATCGAGTACTTTGCAACAACAGATCAAACAACTCATGTTAATTTAACCAATCACACTTATTTTAATTTAGGTGGTGAAGCTTCTGGTACTGTTAATGATCAATTGATGATGATTAATGCAGATGCTTATACTCCTGTTGATGGTGGTTTAATACCAACCGGAGAGTTGGCTTCAGTTGAAGGTACTCCTTTCGATTTTAGAAAACCTACTGCTATTGGAGCACGTGTAGATGCTGATGATGAGCAATTGAAAATGGGAGGTGGATATGATCATAACTGGGTTTTAAATAAAGCAACTGAAGGATTAACTTTAGCAGCTACTGTTAAAGATCCGGAATCTGGTCGTGCAATGGATGTTTACACCAACGAACCAGGGATTCAGTTTTATGGTGGTAACTTCATTGACGGAAAATACACAGGTAAATATGGTAAAACATTAAATTATCGTGAGGCTCTTTGTTTAGAAACTCAGCATTTTCCTGACACACCTAATAAACCTGAATTTCCAACAACATTGTTAAATCCTGGAGAAGATTATTATTCGATTTGTGTATATGCGTTTAGAGCTGAATAATTGAATTATTAAGAATATTTATTTTAGAAAGAAGGTAGCATTTTTGTTACCTTCTTTTCTTTTTAAAGGGTAGCAACTATATTTGTAATTATTACTGTTTTACTAGTTAGCTAATCAACCCAAATCAGTATTAATTGTGATATTGTAGTATTTTCCTGTTTATGAATAAGCTTTTCTTGTCAATTGTATTTGTTTTAGCCTTCGCATTGCCTTCAATGGGGCAGAAAGATTTACGTGTTGAGTATTTAAATATCGATGATGGGCTTCCGCAAAATACGGTACAATCAATAACAAAAGATCCTTTTGGTTTTATGTGGTTTGGAACCGATAATGGATTGTGTCGTTATGATGGGTATAGCTTTGAATATTATTATTCAAACGGTTCTGAAGATCATCTATGGCATAATCGAATAATACAATTAATTTCCGATAGAAATAGTTCCTTGTTTGTAATTAGTCAAAAGGGCTTACAAGTATTTGATTTACTTACAGGGAATTTTATAAGTATTAAAAATCCCGAAATTCAATTGATATTTAAACAGGATGTTGTTAATGCTGAGTATGATAATGGTGTGCTATGGGTTGTAACACGAACCAATGGAGTATATAAATTAAAGTATAATAACAATAGTTTTAGTGTTGAGGAGCATTATTGGACTGAAGACAATCTACCTGTTCCAATTTGTATATATAAGGGGGTAAATAATCAAATTTATTTGGGTACAACTGGTCAATTGTATCAGTACGATACGAAAAGTAATTCATTTATTGCTTTTAAAGACTGTTATGATTTTTCGCCAACATACATTCAAACAATTTGTGATGACCCTGATCATCTTTATATTGGAACTAACAATGGAATGTTTTTAAATAATAAGAAATCAAATGAGCTAATTTGGTTT includes:
- a CDS encoding aldose epimerase family protein, with amino-acid sequence MKLTKFLAIAMIFVACSKPSSNVVLINEAAFSTIYNGEAVKLYTLKNNNGMVTQITNLGGRVVNLWVPDKNGNFADVSIGYNTADEYINNPENFYGAIIGRYGNRIGNAQFVIEADTFKLDVNDGDNTLHGGAKGFFSKVWKATPVGTNKLELTYKSVDGEEGFPGNLDVKVVYELTEKNELKIEYFATTDQTTHVNLTNHTYFNLGGEASGTVNDQLMMINADAYTPVDGGLIPTGELASVEGTPFDFRKPTAIGARVDADDEQLKMGGGYDHNWVLNKATEGLTLAATVKDPESGRAMDVYTNEPGIQFYGGNFIDGKYTGKYGKTLNYREALCLETQHFPDTPNKPEFPTTLLNPGEDYYSICVYAFRAE